Proteins co-encoded in one Dama dama isolate Ldn47 chromosome 2, ASM3311817v1, whole genome shotgun sequence genomic window:
- the RBM14 gene encoding RNA-binding protein 14 isoform X1, whose amino-acid sequence MKIFVGNVDGADTTPEELAALFAPYGTVMSCAVMKQFAFVHMRENAGAVRAIEALHGHELRPGRALVVEMSRPRPLNTWKIFVGNVSAACTSQELRSLFERRGRVIECDVVKDYAFVHMEKEADAKAAIAQLNGKEVKGKRINVELSTKGQKKGPGLAIQSGDKTKKPGAGDTAFPGTGGFSATFDYQQAFGNSTGGFDGQARQPTPPFFGRDRSPLRRSPPRASYVAPLTAQPATYRAQPSVSLGAAYRAQPSASLGVGYRTQPMTAQAASYRAQPSVSLGAPYRGQLASPSSQSAAASSLGPYGGAQPSASALSSYGGQPAAASSLNSYGAQGSSLASYGNQPSSYGAQAASSYGVRAAASSYNTQGAANSLGSYGAQAASYGAQSAASSLAYGAQAASYNAQPSASYNAQSAPYAAQQAASYSSQPAAYVAQPATAAAYASQPAAYAAQATTPMAGSYGAQPVVQTQLNSYGAQASMGLSGSYGAQSAAAATGSYGAAAAYGAQPSATLAAPYRTQSSASLAASYAAQQHPQAAASYRGQPGSAYDGTGQPSAAYLSMSQGAVANANSTPPPYERTRLSPPRASYDDPYKKAVAMSKRYGSDRRLAELSDYRRLSESQLSFRRSPTKSSLDYRRLPDAHSDYARYSGSYNDYLRAAQMHSGYQRRM is encoded by the exons ATGAAGATATTTGTGGGAAACGTCGATGGGGCGGATACGACGCCGGAGGAGCTGGCAGCTCTCTTCGCGCCCTACGGCACGGTCATGAGCTGCGCCGTCATGAAACAGTTCGCCTTCGTGCACATGCGCGAGAACGCGGGCGCGGTGCGCGCCATCGAGGCCCTGCATGGCCACGAGCTGCGGCCGGGGCGCGCGCTCGTGGTGGAGATGTCGCGCCCACGGCCTCTTAACACTTGGAAGATATTCGTGGGCAATGTATCGGCAGCGTGCACGAGCCAGGAATTGCGCAGCCTCTTCGAGCGCCGCGGACGCGTCATAGAGTGTGACGTGGTGAAAG ACTACGCGTTTGTTCACATGGAGAAGGAAGCAGATGCCAAAGCCGCCATCGCGCAGCTCAACGGCAAAGAAGTGAAGGGCAAGCGCATCAACGTGGAACTCTCAACCAAGGGTCAGAAGAAGGGGCCTGGCCTGGCTATCCAGTCTGGGGACAAGACCAAGAAACCAGGGGCTGGGGATACGGCATTCCCTGGAACTGGTGGCTTCTCTGCCACCTTCGACTACCAGCAGGCTTTTGGCAACAGCACTGGTGGCTTTGATGGGCAAGCCCGTCAGCCCACACCACCCTTCTTTGGTCGCGACCGCAGCCCCCTGCGCCGTTCACCTCCCCGAGCCTCGTATGTGGCTCCTCTGACGGCCCAGCCAGCCACCTACCGCGCCCAGCCCTCAGTGTCACTGGGCGCTGCCTACAGGGCCCAGCCTTCTGCCTCTTTGGGTGTCGGCTATCGGACTCAGCCCATGACAGCCCAGGCAGCCTCTTACCGCGCTCAGCCCTCTGTTTCCCTTGGGGCCCCATATAGGGGCCAGCTGGCTAGCCCTAGCTCCCAGTCGGCCGCAGCTTCCTCGCTTGGCCCATACGGTGGAGCCCAGCCCTCGGCCTCGGCCCTCTCCTCTTATGGGGGTCAGCCAGCTGCGGCTTCTTCGCTCAACTCCTATGGGGCTCAGGGCTCCTCCCTTGCCTCCTATGGTAACCAACCATCCTCTTACGGGGCGCAGGCTGCTTCTTCCTACGGGGTTCGTGCAGCTGCCTCCTCCTACAACACCCAGGGAGCAGCTAACTCCCTAGGCTCCTATGGGGCCCAGGCAGCCTCCTATGGGGCCCAGTCTGCAGCTTCATCACTAGCTTATGGGGCCCAGGCAGCCTCTTACAATGCCCAGCCTTCAGCCTCTTATAATGCCCAGTCTGCCCCATATGCTGCACAGCAGGCTGCTTCCTATTCTTCCCAACCTGCTGCCTATGTGGCACAACCAGCTACAGCTGCTGCTTACGCGAGCCAGCCAGCTGCCTATGCCGCACAAGCCACCACCCCAATGGCTGGGTCCTATGGGGCCCAGCCAGTTGTTCAGACCCAGCTGAATAGTTACGGGGCCCAAGCATCGATGGGCCTGTCAGGCTCCTATGGGGCTCAGTCAGCTGCTGCGGCCACCGGCTCCTATGGCGCTGCAGCTGCCTACGGGGCCCAGCCCTCTGCCACCCTGGCAGCTCCTTACCGCACTCAGTCGTCAGCCTCATTGGCTGCTTCCTATGCTGCACAGCAGCATCCTCAGGCTGCCGCCTCCTACCGTGGCCAGCCGGGCAGTGCCTACGATGGGACAGGTCAGCCGTCTGCAGCCTACCTGTCCATGTCCCAGGGGGCCGTTGCCAACGCCAACAGCACCCCGCCGCCCTATGAGCGTACCCGCCTCTCCCCACCCCGGGCCAGCTACGACGATCCGTACAAAAAGGCTGTCGCCATGTCGAAAAG GTATGGTTCCGACCGGCGTTTAGCCGAGCTCTCTGATTACCGCCGTTTATCAGAGTCGCAGCTTTCGTTCCGCCGCTCGCCGACAAAGTCCTCGCTGGATTACCGTCGCCTGCCCGATGCCCATTCCGATTACGCACGCTATTCGGGCTCCTATAATGATTACCTGCGGGCAGCTCAGATGCACTCTGGCTACCAGCGCCGCATGTAG
- the RBM14 gene encoding RNA-binding protein 14 isoform X2 has protein sequence MEKEADAKAAIAQLNGKEVKGKRINVELSTKGQKKGPGLAIQSGDKTKKPGAGDTAFPGTGGFSATFDYQQAFGNSTGGFDGQARQPTPPFFGRDRSPLRRSPPRASYVAPLTAQPATYRAQPSVSLGAAYRAQPSASLGVGYRTQPMTAQAASYRAQPSVSLGAPYRGQLASPSSQSAAASSLGPYGGAQPSASALSSYGGQPAAASSLNSYGAQGSSLASYGNQPSSYGAQAASSYGVRAAASSYNTQGAANSLGSYGAQAASYGAQSAASSLAYGAQAASYNAQPSASYNAQSAPYAAQQAASYSSQPAAYVAQPATAAAYASQPAAYAAQATTPMAGSYGAQPVVQTQLNSYGAQASMGLSGSYGAQSAAAATGSYGAAAAYGAQPSATLAAPYRTQSSASLAASYAAQQHPQAAASYRGQPGSAYDGTGQPSAAYLSMSQGAVANANSTPPPYERTRLSPPRASYDDPYKKAVAMSKRYGSDRRLAELSDYRRLSESQLSFRRSPTKSSLDYRRLPDAHSDYARYSGSYNDYLRAAQMHSGYQRRM, from the exons ATGGAGAAGGAAGCAGATGCCAAAGCCGCCATCGCGCAGCTCAACGGCAAAGAAGTGAAGGGCAAGCGCATCAACGTGGAACTCTCAACCAAGGGTCAGAAGAAGGGGCCTGGCCTGGCTATCCAGTCTGGGGACAAGACCAAGAAACCAGGGGCTGGGGATACGGCATTCCCTGGAACTGGTGGCTTCTCTGCCACCTTCGACTACCAGCAGGCTTTTGGCAACAGCACTGGTGGCTTTGATGGGCAAGCCCGTCAGCCCACACCACCCTTCTTTGGTCGCGACCGCAGCCCCCTGCGCCGTTCACCTCCCCGAGCCTCGTATGTGGCTCCTCTGACGGCCCAGCCAGCCACCTACCGCGCCCAGCCCTCAGTGTCACTGGGCGCTGCCTACAGGGCCCAGCCTTCTGCCTCTTTGGGTGTCGGCTATCGGACTCAGCCCATGACAGCCCAGGCAGCCTCTTACCGCGCTCAGCCCTCTGTTTCCCTTGGGGCCCCATATAGGGGCCAGCTGGCTAGCCCTAGCTCCCAGTCGGCCGCAGCTTCCTCGCTTGGCCCATACGGTGGAGCCCAGCCCTCGGCCTCGGCCCTCTCCTCTTATGGGGGTCAGCCAGCTGCGGCTTCTTCGCTCAACTCCTATGGGGCTCAGGGCTCCTCCCTTGCCTCCTATGGTAACCAACCATCCTCTTACGGGGCGCAGGCTGCTTCTTCCTACGGGGTTCGTGCAGCTGCCTCCTCCTACAACACCCAGGGAGCAGCTAACTCCCTAGGCTCCTATGGGGCCCAGGCAGCCTCCTATGGGGCCCAGTCTGCAGCTTCATCACTAGCTTATGGGGCCCAGGCAGCCTCTTACAATGCCCAGCCTTCAGCCTCTTATAATGCCCAGTCTGCCCCATATGCTGCACAGCAGGCTGCTTCCTATTCTTCCCAACCTGCTGCCTATGTGGCACAACCAGCTACAGCTGCTGCTTACGCGAGCCAGCCAGCTGCCTATGCCGCACAAGCCACCACCCCAATGGCTGGGTCCTATGGGGCCCAGCCAGTTGTTCAGACCCAGCTGAATAGTTACGGGGCCCAAGCATCGATGGGCCTGTCAGGCTCCTATGGGGCTCAGTCAGCTGCTGCGGCCACCGGCTCCTATGGCGCTGCAGCTGCCTACGGGGCCCAGCCCTCTGCCACCCTGGCAGCTCCTTACCGCACTCAGTCGTCAGCCTCATTGGCTGCTTCCTATGCTGCACAGCAGCATCCTCAGGCTGCCGCCTCCTACCGTGGCCAGCCGGGCAGTGCCTACGATGGGACAGGTCAGCCGTCTGCAGCCTACCTGTCCATGTCCCAGGGGGCCGTTGCCAACGCCAACAGCACCCCGCCGCCCTATGAGCGTACCCGCCTCTCCCCACCCCGGGCCAGCTACGACGATCCGTACAAAAAGGCTGTCGCCATGTCGAAAAG GTATGGTTCCGACCGGCGTTTAGCCGAGCTCTCTGATTACCGCCGTTTATCAGAGTCGCAGCTTTCGTTCCGCCGCTCGCCGACAAAGTCCTCGCTGGATTACCGTCGCCTGCCCGATGCCCATTCCGATTACGCACGCTATTCGGGCTCCTATAATGATTACCTGCGGGCAGCTCAGATGCACTCTGGCTACCAGCGCCGCATGTAG
- the RBM14 gene encoding RNA-binding protein 14 isoform X3, giving the protein MKIFVGNVDGADTTPEELAALFAPYGTVMSCAVMKQFAFVHMRENAGAVRAIEALHGHELRPGRALVVEMSRPRPLNTWKIFVGNVSAACTSQELRSLFERRGRVIECDVVKDYAFVHMEKEADAKAAIAQLNGKEVKGKRINVELSTKGMVPTGV; this is encoded by the exons ATGAAGATATTTGTGGGAAACGTCGATGGGGCGGATACGACGCCGGAGGAGCTGGCAGCTCTCTTCGCGCCCTACGGCACGGTCATGAGCTGCGCCGTCATGAAACAGTTCGCCTTCGTGCACATGCGCGAGAACGCGGGCGCGGTGCGCGCCATCGAGGCCCTGCATGGCCACGAGCTGCGGCCGGGGCGCGCGCTCGTGGTGGAGATGTCGCGCCCACGGCCTCTTAACACTTGGAAGATATTCGTGGGCAATGTATCGGCAGCGTGCACGAGCCAGGAATTGCGCAGCCTCTTCGAGCGCCGCGGACGCGTCATAGAGTGTGACGTGGTGAAAG ACTACGCGTTTGTTCACATGGAGAAGGAAGCAGATGCCAAAGCCGCCATCGCGCAGCTCAACGGCAAAGAAGTGAAGGGCAAGCGCATCAACGTGGAACTCTCAACCAAGG GTATGGTTCCGACCGGCGTTTAG
- the RBM14 gene encoding RNA-binding protein 14 isoform X4: protein MKIFVGNVDGADTTPEELAALFAPYGTVMSCAVMKQFAFVHMRENAGAVRAIEALHGHELRPGRALVVEMSRPRPLNTWKIFVGNVSAACTSQELRSLFERRGRVIECDVVKGNWHSW, encoded by the coding sequence ATGAAGATATTTGTGGGAAACGTCGATGGGGCGGATACGACGCCGGAGGAGCTGGCAGCTCTCTTCGCGCCCTACGGCACGGTCATGAGCTGCGCCGTCATGAAACAGTTCGCCTTCGTGCACATGCGCGAGAACGCGGGCGCGGTGCGCGCCATCGAGGCCCTGCATGGCCACGAGCTGCGGCCGGGGCGCGCGCTCGTGGTGGAGATGTCGCGCCCACGGCCTCTTAACACTTGGAAGATATTCGTGGGCAATGTATCGGCAGCGTGCACGAGCCAGGAATTGCGCAGCCTCTTCGAGCGCCGCGGACGCGTCATAGAGTGTGACGTGGTGAAAG